A genomic segment from Flavobacterium litorale encodes:
- the lpxK gene encoding tetraacyldisaccharide 4'-kinase, translating to MKTLRLLLLPFGLLYWCIVSVRNLFYNMGIFKSYSFTTPIIVVGNLSTGGTGKSPQTEYLIDLLSNDYAVATLSRGYKRKSTGFVLADATTNADSIGDEPYQFYKKFPNIRVAVDADRKNGIENLLQLSPKPEVLLLDDAYQHRRVKAGFYILLTAYDDLYADDYVLPAGNLREGSSGAKRASVIIVTKCPPNLSGEEQDAIAKKLNPTPEQKLYFSYIAYDDRVYNTTNSIPLKELNGNSKIIVAGIAKPKPFFQHVKQVGDVCLTYPDHHYFAEKELKELAVIATNKVIITTEKDYMRLVGKLPDDRLFYLPIKSTFINNGNNFNTTILNYVAQSTANR from the coding sequence ATGAAAACCTTACGATTGTTACTACTACCCTTTGGGCTATTATACTGGTGTATAGTAAGTGTCAGGAATTTATTTTACAACATGGGTATATTTAAATCGTATTCATTTACCACTCCCATAATTGTTGTAGGTAACCTTAGTACAGGCGGCACAGGTAAATCGCCACAAACAGAATATCTTATTGATTTACTTAGTAACGATTATGCAGTTGCTACATTAAGTAGAGGTTATAAACGAAAATCGACAGGTTTTGTATTGGCAGATGCTACTACCAATGCTGATAGTATAGGCGATGAACCGTACCAATTTTACAAAAAGTTTCCGAATATACGTGTAGCGGTTGATGCCGATAGAAAAAATGGTATTGAAAATTTACTACAATTATCGCCAAAACCAGAAGTGCTATTATTGGACGATGCGTACCAGCACAGACGTGTAAAAGCAGGTTTTTATATATTGCTTACCGCTTACGACGATTTGTATGCAGATGATTATGTATTGCCAGCAGGTAATTTACGAGAGGGTAGTAGTGGTGCTAAACGTGCTAGTGTTATAATCGTTACCAAGTGCCCACCCAACCTATCTGGCGAAGAACAAGATGCGATAGCAAAGAAGTTAAACCCTACACCTGAACAAAAGCTGTATTTTTCTTACATTGCTTATGATGATAGGGTATATAACACAACAAACTCAATTCCATTAAAAGAATTGAATGGTAATAGTAAAATTATTGTTGCAGGCATAGCCAAACCAAAACCCTTTTTTCAGCACGTAAAACAAGTGGGCGATGTATGTTTAACCTACCCCGACCATCATTATTTTGCAGAGAAGGAACTGAAAGAACTTGCCGTAATAGCAACTAATAAAGTTATTATTACCACTGAGAAAGATTATATGCGCCTTGTAGGTAAACTGCCCGATGATAGATTGTTTTACCTGCCTATTAAAAGCACGTTTATAAACAATGGCAATAATTTTAATACAACAATTTTAAATTATGTGGCACAAAGTACAGCAAACCGTTAA
- a CDS encoding DUF6584 family protein, producing MYLNIQLKKAQLEIDSGLKERAANRLKNFLNAYPDAMEAREMLALLYYESGFLDMAGKYWFLTEPTHDYMLQSIKVYQKSVGYSPIQILKDLKYRGDKSGLPDYAREKLIALEVEVKAMGHAVPYKPKNAKKPINYKASFKEKVFNGCFFVVSFLCIMFLIIGVIESITWVVHLF from the coding sequence ATGTACCTAAATATACAGCTTAAGAAGGCGCAACTTGAAATTGATAGTGGTTTAAAAGAAAGAGCTGCCAACAGGCTTAAAAACTTTTTGAATGCATACCCCGATGCTATGGAGGCAAGGGAAATGCTTGCTTTACTATATTACGAGAGTGGTTTTTTGGATATGGCGGGAAAATATTGGTTTTTAACTGAGCCTACGCACGATTATATGTTGCAAAGTATTAAAGTATATCAAAAATCGGTAGGTTACTCGCCCATTCAAATACTAAAGGATTTAAAATACAGAGGTGATAAATCGGGGCTTCCTGACTATGCAAGAGAGAAGCTTATTGCACTAGAGGTTGAGGTTAAAGCTATGGGGCACGCTGTACCATATAAACCTAAAAATGCTAAAAAACCTATCAATTATAAAGCAAGTTTTAAAGAGAAGGTATTTAATGGCTGCTTTTTTGTTGTTTCGTTTTTATGTATAATGTTTCTCATTATAGGTGTAATCGAATCTATAACTTGGGTGGTACATCTTTTTTAG
- a CDS encoding purine-nucleoside phosphorylase, with protein sequence MWHKVQQTVNYITNKTSFNPEYGVILGSGLGGFADDITIQFTLPYNEIPNFPISTVEGHKGALLFGTIGTKKVVAMQGRFHYYEGYTMQEVTFPVRVMKQLGIEKLIVSNASGGVNPLYKVGDIVLLHDHINMMPEHPLRGKNDTRFGPRFVNMSEPYNRKMIQQAKKVAQLLSIQVKDGVYLGLQGPTFETLSEYRMVKILGADCVGMSTVPEVIVARHMELDCLGVSVITDMGSEDTIDTINHDEVLQAAQKAEPKVRKLIKEFIATS encoded by the coding sequence ATGTGGCACAAAGTACAGCAAACCGTTAATTATATTACTAATAAAACAAGTTTTAATCCAGAGTATGGTGTAATACTAGGATCGGGACTTGGTGGTTTTGCCGATGACATTACCATACAATTTACATTACCTTATAACGAAATTCCTAACTTTCCCATCTCTACTGTAGAGGGGCATAAAGGCGCATTGCTATTTGGTACCATAGGTACTAAAAAAGTGGTAGCCATGCAGGGACGATTTCATTACTATGAAGGATACACTATGCAAGAGGTTACTTTCCCCGTTAGGGTAATGAAGCAATTGGGAATTGAAAAACTTATTGTGTCCAACGCTTCGGGAGGCGTAAACCCACTGTATAAAGTAGGCGATATTGTGTTACTACACGACCATATTAATATGATGCCCGAGCATCCGTTGCGGGGTAAAAACGATACACGATTCGGCCCCCGATTTGTAAACATGAGTGAGCCGTATAATCGTAAAATGATACAACAAGCCAAGAAAGTTGCCCAATTGCTTAGCATACAGGTTAAAGATGGCGTGTACTTAGGCTTGCAAGGACCTACCTTTGAAACATTATCCGAATATCGGATGGTAAAAATATTAGGAGCCGATTGCGTAGGGATGTCCACCGTACCCGAAGTTATTGTAGCACGCCACATGGAATTAGATTGCTTGGGAGTTTCTGTAATTACCGATATGGGTAGCGAGGATACCATTGATACGATAAACCACGACGAGGTGCTACAAGCTGCACAAAAAGCAGAGCCCAAAGTGCGTAAACTTATTAAAGAGTTTATTGCTACTAGTTAG
- a CDS encoding energy transducer TonB — MSKANVFKQGWIDLVFEGRNKAYGAYKLRQEESKTTLIALFSGIGLILGLVSIPVIANHYNKEQAVVASDTETILVAPSIIKERIILPEPPKPKIEEPKPEKKVAPPKTKQTKQPTIKLKPIVATSTKTTVLPTTEDILKTQTAAVTSKGDGSGGFTIGTSSPTGSPDGKGTVATSGNGDGTVITALLDESPEFPGGLEKFYKIVGRKFNAPQLDQEMQLRVYVSFVVEKDGTLTGIKVIRDPGYGAGKEAIRVLKSIETKWKPGKMKGVPVRTAYNLPITVNIK, encoded by the coding sequence ATGTCAAAAGCAAACGTTTTCAAACAAGGGTGGATCGATCTCGTTTTCGAGGGTCGTAACAAAGCCTACGGTGCTTACAAATTGCGCCAAGAAGAATCAAAAACTACACTTATTGCACTGTTTTCTGGTATTGGTTTAATACTAGGCTTAGTGAGTATTCCTGTTATTGCAAATCATTACAATAAGGAGCAAGCTGTAGTAGCATCGGATACTGAAACCATATTGGTAGCACCAAGTATAATTAAGGAGCGAATAATACTACCTGAACCCCCAAAACCAAAAATAGAAGAGCCAAAACCAGAAAAAAAGGTAGCACCACCCAAAACTAAACAAACAAAGCAACCTACCATAAAGCTAAAACCAATTGTAGCTACCAGCACAAAAACAACGGTACTACCCACTACAGAAGATATATTAAAAACACAAACAGCAGCCGTAACCAGTAAAGGCGATGGAAGTGGCGGTTTTACTATAGGGACGTCAAGCCCAACAGGCAGCCCCGATGGAAAAGGTACAGTTGCAACAAGTGGCAATGGAGATGGTACTGTAATTACCGCTTTGTTAGATGAATCTCCTGAATTTCCTGGAGGGCTTGAAAAATTTTATAAAATTGTAGGAAGAAAATTCAATGCACCACAGCTCGACCAAGAAATGCAATTGAGGGTATACGTATCGTTTGTTGTAGAAAAAGATGGTACGCTAACGGGTATAAAAGTAATACGCGACCCTGGATACGGAGCAGGTAAAGAGGCGATACGTGTTTTAAAATCGATTGAAACAAAATGGAAACCTGGTAAAATGAAAGGCGTACCCGTACGCACAGCTTATAACCTACCTATAACTGTAAATATAAAATAA
- the lipA gene encoding lipoyl synthase — METILDTVKPTAVNGKYTQKPKWLRVKLPTGKKYTELRGLVDKYNLHTICTSGSCPNMGECWGEGTATFMILGNVCTRSCGFCGVQTGRPETVDWDEPEKVARSIKIMNIKHSVITSVDRDDLKDGGSIIWAETVKAIRRMNPNTTLETLIPDFQDIKRNIDRIIEVAPEVVSHNMETVKRLTREVRIQAKYERSLEVLRYLKAEGINRTKSGIMLGLGEKEEEVIQTMHDLRDVNLDVLTIGQYLQPSKRHLPVKEFITPDQFKKYEEIGLNLGFRHVESGALVRSSYKAQKHLL, encoded by the coding sequence ATGGAAACCATTTTAGATACCGTAAAACCAACTGCCGTAAACGGAAAATATACTCAGAAACCGAAATGGTTACGGGTAAAGTTACCTACAGGTAAAAAATATACCGAGCTTCGTGGTCTTGTAGATAAATATAACCTACATACCATATGTACATCAGGGAGTTGCCCTAATATGGGCGAATGCTGGGGCGAGGGTACTGCAACCTTTATGATATTGGGTAATGTATGTACCCGATCGTGTGGTTTTTGCGGGGTGCAAACGGGCAGACCTGAAACGGTAGACTGGGATGAGCCTGAAAAGGTAGCGCGCTCCATAAAAATTATGAATATTAAGCATTCGGTAATTACGAGTGTAGACCGTGACGACCTTAAAGATGGTGGCTCTATTATTTGGGCAGAAACGGTTAAGGCTATTCGTAGAATGAACCCAAACACCACACTAGAAACACTTATACCTGATTTTCAGGATATAAAACGAAATATAGATCGTATTATTGAAGTAGCTCCAGAAGTGGTTTCGCACAATATGGAAACGGTAAAAAGGCTTACGCGTGAAGTGCGTATACAAGCAAAATACGAACGTAGTTTAGAGGTATTGCGTTACCTTAAAGCGGAAGGAATTAATCGTACAAAATCGGGTATTATGCTTGGTCTTGGCGAAAAAGAAGAAGAGGTAATACAAACCATGCACGACCTTCGTGATGTTAACCTTGATGTGCTTACCATTGGGCAATACTTGCAACCTAGTAAAAGACATTTGCCTGTTAAGGAGTTTATAACGCCAGACCAATTTAAAAAATACGAAGAAATCGGACTCAATTTAGGCTTTCGCCATGTAGAGAGTGGTGCACTTGTACGCTCATCATACAAAGCACAAAAACACTTACTGTAA
- the bshC gene encoding bacillithiol biosynthesis cysteine-adding enzyme BshC: MPSDCISYQNSGYFTPLIVDYLNQTANLKPLYHRFPTLQNFKAQIAEKQNSYPAAFREVLSNTVASQYKGVTTSEATQNNIALLKKDTTFTITTGHQLNLFTGPLYFLYKIVSTINLSRQLKTEYPEYDFVPVYWMATEDHDFEEINYFNFRDKKIQWQTDSFGPVGRLNTEGLDSVLEAFSKELGMGNNADTLRNLFDSAYTKHNNLADATRYLANELFGNEGLVILDADNTELKKLFIPHIKNELLHQVSRSKVAETTEKLSEYNVQVNPREINLFYIEDNLRERIIFEEDKYHINNTELQFTEDEMLEVLEKHPEKFSPNVIMRPLYQEVLLPNLCYIGGGGEIAYWLELKSFFDASGVVFPILLLRNSVLLVTAKQANKLDKLNLSWGDVFLKQQQLMNNKVAKFSEFSLDFSEQKKFLEQQFKKLNEMATKTDASFTGAVKAQEKKQLKGLANLEKRLLKAEKRIYADKLERIAQLQDALFPSQSLQERKANFAEFYLEYDQKLMDELFKKLQPLEQEFSVIVL; this comes from the coding sequence ATGCCGTCAGACTGTATTAGCTATCAAAATTCAGGATATTTTACACCCCTTATAGTAGATTATCTTAATCAAACAGCAAACCTGAAACCGCTATACCATCGCTTTCCTACACTCCAAAATTTTAAAGCACAAATAGCCGAAAAGCAAAACAGCTACCCTGCTGCGTTTAGGGAAGTACTCTCTAACACAGTAGCAAGCCAGTACAAAGGCGTTACTACCTCTGAAGCTACCCAAAACAATATAGCACTACTAAAAAAAGATACCACATTTACCATAACTACAGGGCATCAGCTCAATCTGTTTACAGGACCCTTATACTTTTTATACAAAATAGTATCTACCATAAACCTGAGCCGTCAACTTAAAACCGAATACCCCGAATACGATTTTGTACCTGTATATTGGATGGCTACAGAAGACCATGATTTTGAGGAAATAAACTACTTTAATTTTCGTGACAAAAAAATACAATGGCAAACCGATAGTTTTGGACCCGTTGGAAGGCTTAACACAGAAGGACTAGATTCAGTATTAGAAGCTTTTAGTAAAGAGTTGGGCATGGGTAACAATGCCGATACGTTGAGAAATTTATTTGATTCGGCCTATACTAAACATAATAATCTTGCTGATGCTACCCGATATTTGGCAAATGAGCTATTTGGTAATGAAGGACTTGTTATTCTTGATGCTGATAACACTGAATTGAAAAAGCTATTTATTCCTCATATAAAAAATGAGTTACTCCATCAAGTATCGCGCAGTAAAGTTGCCGAAACGACTGAAAAGCTTAGCGAGTACAATGTGCAGGTAAACCCCAGAGAAATTAATTTATTTTATATAGAAGATAACCTACGCGAACGCATTATTTTTGAAGAGGACAAATACCATATTAACAATACCGAGCTACAGTTTACCGAAGATGAAATGTTAGAAGTACTAGAAAAACATCCCGAAAAGTTTAGCCCTAACGTTATTATGCGCCCTTTGTATCAGGAAGTACTACTACCCAACCTATGCTACATTGGCGGTGGTGGCGAAATTGCCTATTGGCTGGAGCTAAAATCGTTTTTTGATGCATCAGGTGTCGTGTTCCCAATATTATTATTACGGAACTCGGTACTACTTGTTACAGCAAAGCAAGCCAATAAATTGGATAAACTCAATTTAAGCTGGGGCGATGTGTTTTTAAAACAGCAACAACTTATGAATAATAAAGTAGCCAAATTTTCGGAATTTAGTTTGGATTTTTCGGAACAGAAAAAATTCTTGGAGCAACAGTTTAAAAAACTAAACGAAATGGCTACCAAAACAGATGCTTCGTTTACAGGTGCGGTAAAAGCACAGGAGAAAAAACAATTAAAAGGACTTGCCAATTTAGAGAAGCGATTGCTAAAAGCCGAGAAACGAATTTATGCCGATAAACTAGAACGTATTGCCCAACTACAAGATGCTTTGTTTCCGTCGCAAAGTTTACAGGAACGAAAAGCAAATTTTGCCGAATTTTACTTGGAGTACGACCAAAAACTGATGGATGAACTATTTAAAAAGTTACAGCCATTGGAGCAAGAATTCTCGGTAATTGTATTGTAA
- a CDS encoding nucleoside-diphosphate kinase produces MATNRTFTMIKPDAVEKGHIGGILSMITEAGFRIVALKLTQLTVADAKEFYAVHSERPFYDELVTFMSRGAIVAAILEKDNAVEDFRTLIGATNPADAAEGTIRKKYATSMGENAVHGSDSDENAAIESAFHFAGREQF; encoded by the coding sequence ATGGCAACGAATAGAACATTTACAATGATTAAGCCAGATGCTGTTGAAAAAGGACACATCGGTGGTATTTTATCAATGATAACCGAAGCAGGTTTCAGAATTGTAGCATTAAAACTTACACAACTTACAGTAGCTGATGCTAAAGAATTTTATGCAGTACACAGCGAAAGACCTTTTTATGATGAGTTAGTAACATTCATGTCCAGAGGTGCTATAGTTGCTGCTATTCTTGAAAAAGATAATGCTGTTGAAGATTTCAGAACGTTAATAGGTGCTACCAATCCTGCTGATGCTGCAGAAGGTACTATCCGTAAAAAATATGCTACATCTATGGGCGAAAATGCTGTTCATGGTTCTGATAGCGATGAAAATGCTGCTATAGAGAGCGCATTCCACTTTGCTGGTAGAGAGCAATTCTAA
- the gap gene encoding type I glyceraldehyde-3-phosphate dehydrogenase, with amino-acid sequence MSKTKIAINGFGRIGRNLFRLLLDHPTIEVAVINDIADARTMAHLVKYDSIHGVLPFSVSHTNDSIIINDKSFPYTRHKNIADANWRNFNVDIVIEATGKFKTLEEAEKHITSGAKKVILSAPADDDRIKTVVLGVNEHILNGDETILSNASCTTNNAAPMMKIINELCGIEQAYITTVHSYTTDQSLHDQPHKDLRRARGASQSIVPTTTGAAKALTKIFPAFEGKIGGSGIRVPVPDGSLTDITCYVKREVSINEINTAFKNAADNELKGILAYTEDPIVSVDILGNTNSCLFDAQLTSVIDKMVKVVGWYDNEIGYSSRIIDLISHIEQ; translated from the coding sequence ATGTCAAAAACAAAAATAGCTATTAACGGTTTCGGGCGTATTGGTCGTAACCTTTTCAGACTTTTATTAGACCATCCTACTATAGAGGTTGCTGTTATAAATGATATTGCTGATGCGCGTACTATGGCACATTTGGTAAAGTACGATAGTATTCATGGTGTATTGCCCTTTAGCGTTTCGCATACCAACGATAGTATTATAATAAACGATAAAAGTTTCCCCTATACCCGCCACAAGAATATTGCAGATGCTAATTGGCGTAATTTTAATGTTGATATTGTAATAGAGGCTACGGGGAAATTTAAAACACTGGAAGAGGCTGAAAAACACATTACAAGTGGTGCTAAAAAAGTAATATTGTCTGCTCCTGCAGATGACGACCGTATAAAAACAGTTGTTTTAGGCGTAAACGAACATATTTTAAATGGGGACGAAACAATACTTTCTAACGCAAGTTGTACTACAAATAATGCAGCCCCAATGATGAAAATTATTAATGAGCTTTGTGGTATTGAGCAAGCCTACATTACAACAGTACACTCGTACACTACTGACCAAAGTTTGCACGACCAACCGCATAAGGATTTACGCAGAGCACGTGGCGCATCACAATCCATAGTACCTACTACTACAGGAGCGGCAAAAGCGTTAACTAAAATTTTTCCCGCGTTTGAGGGTAAAATTGGAGGTAGCGGCATCCGTGTACCTGTACCCGATGGTTCGCTTACCGATATTACGTGCTATGTAAAACGTGAGGTTAGTATTAACGAGATAAACACCGCGTTTAAAAACGCTGCCGACAACGAATTAAAGGGAATACTTGCCTATACGGAAGACCCCATAGTATCGGTAGATATTTTAGGAAATACTAACTCGTGCCTATTTGATGCGCAACTTACATCGGTTATCGATAAAATGGTTAAGGTAGTAGGTTGGTACGATAACGAAATAGGCTACTCCTCACGTATTATTGACTTGATTTCACATATAGAGCAATAA
- a CDS encoding alpha/beta hydrolase, producing MQKVLTYIFTRVLGSYINTISYINPNKAQRLAYKFFSEPREGRLAKDKLPAILEEADAEMITHNECIFQLYTWEGNDKRILLVHGWESNASRWEDFIPYLKKEGYTIIALDAPAHGLSSGREFNIPRYAAFIDIVVKRFQPNFMVGHSLGGATSLYYQSHYKNSCIKKMVVLGAPSDLSVLLSNYKKLLRLNANVAKLLNKYFLDTFNIKSEEFSGSLFASTIKIPALLAHDKDDEVVSYTEGQKIAKAWNSATFVTTNGLGHSMHDDVLYTTICNFLKAK from the coding sequence ATGCAAAAGGTATTAACCTATATTTTTACCCGAGTATTAGGCAGCTACATTAATACAATTAGCTACATTAACCCTAATAAAGCGCAAAGGCTTGCCTATAAGTTTTTTAGTGAGCCTCGTGAGGGCAGGTTGGCAAAAGATAAACTCCCCGCCATATTAGAGGAAGCCGATGCCGAAATGATAACCCATAACGAGTGCATATTCCAGCTATACACATGGGAAGGCAACGATAAGAGGATATTGCTGGTACATGGTTGGGAAAGTAATGCCTCGCGCTGGGAAGATTTTATACCTTATTTAAAAAAAGAAGGCTATACCATTATTGCACTCGATGCTCCTGCGCATGGTTTATCGTCGGGCAGAGAGTTTAACATCCCACGTTATGCTGCGTTTATTGATATTGTAGTAAAACGTTTTCAGCCCAATTTTATGGTAGGGCACTCACTTGGCGGAGCAACCTCGTTATATTACCAGTCGCATTACAAAAACAGTTGTATTAAAAAAATGGTGGTACTTGGCGCACCTAGCGACCTAAGTGTATTACTCAGCAACTACAAAAAGCTATTGCGGCTTAATGCTAATGTAGCCAAACTACTTAACAAATACTTTTTAGATACCTTTAATATAAAATCGGAAGAATTTTCGGGCAGCCTTTTTGCTAGTACTATAAAAATACCCGCACTATTGGCACACGATAAGGATGACGAAGTAGTAAGTTATACCGAAGGGCAAAAAATTGCAAAGGCGTGGAATAGTGCAACATTTGTTACCACCAACGGTTTAGGGCACAGCATGCATGATGATGTTTTATACACCACAATTTGCAATTTCTTAAAAGCTAAATAG
- a CDS encoding zinc ribbon domain-containing protein, whose protein sequence is MANTKELSVEDKLRALYDLQLIDSRIDEIRNVRGELPLEVEDLEDEVAGLTTRLEKLKTDLESIEDQIKDKKNAIDEHKAAIKKYTEQQKNVRNNREFNSLTKEIEFQELEIQLAEKHIKEMRATIEHKKEVIEQSTERLDAKKSHLEHKKSELDAIMSETEKEESFLIKKSSEFESEIEPRLIAAYKRIRGSVRNGLAVVSIERGASAGSFFTIPPQTQMEIASRKKIITDEHSGRILVDSALADEEKEKMEKLFAKM, encoded by the coding sequence ATGGCGAATACCAAGGAATTAAGTGTTGAAGACAAGCTAAGAGCACTTTATGATTTACAGTTAATTGATTCGAGAATAGACGAGATAAGAAATGTGAGAGGTGAACTTCCTCTTGAAGTGGAAGATTTGGAAGATGAGGTAGCAGGACTTACTACGCGACTTGAAAAACTGAAAACCGACCTTGAATCTATTGAAGATCAGATTAAAGATAAGAAAAACGCTATTGATGAGCATAAAGCTGCTATAAAGAAATACACAGAGCAGCAAAAAAATGTGCGTAATAACCGCGAATTTAATTCGCTTACTAAGGAGATAGAATTTCAGGAACTTGAAATTCAACTTGCCGAAAAGCATATTAAAGAGATGCGTGCTACTATTGAGCATAAAAAAGAAGTTATAGAGCAATCTACCGAAAGGCTTGATGCTAAAAAGAGCCACTTGGAACACAAAAAATCAGAATTAGACGCTATTATGTCTGAAACTGAGAAAGAAGAAAGTTTCCTTATTAAAAAGTCATCTGAATTCGAAAGTGAAATAGAGCCTCGCCTTATTGCAGCATACAAAAGAATACGCGGTAGCGTACGAAACGGTTTGGCAGTAGTATCTATAGAAAGAGGAGCTTCGGCAGGTTCTTTCTTTACCATACCACCACAAACACAGATGGAAATTGCTTCACGCAAAAAAATTATTACTGATGAGCATAGTGGAAGAATACTGGTAGACAGTGCGCTGGCTGATGAGGAAAAAGAAAAAATGGAAAAATTATTCGCAAAAATGTAA
- a CDS encoding Nif3-like dinuclear metal center hexameric protein, which yields MKIKALLTILETMAPLAYAEDFDNVGLLTGNSNTEVSGVMVCHDALEGVINEAVANKCNVVVCFHPILFSGLKKITGKNYVERAIIKAIKNDVAIYAVHTALDNHKQGVNKIFCNALGLSNTKVLVPKQKFIRKLVTYTTPENATRLRNALFDAGAGNIGNYENCSFNSQGLGTYQGTQDSNPVVGAAGDFMEENEIKIEVTFERYLEGKILKALFNNHIYEEVAYEIYSLENQHQNIGLGMLGELETPMDETAFLQFVKEKMQAEGIRHSAFTGKVVKKAAVLGGSGSSAIKNAIAAGADAYLTADLKYHNFYEAEGKILLADIGHFESERYTTDYIAEYLKNNTENITIRVTTVNTNPVNYL from the coding sequence ATGAAAATTAAAGCACTACTTACTATACTTGAAACAATGGCACCACTTGCCTATGCAGAAGATTTTGATAATGTTGGATTACTTACAGGCAATAGCAATACCGAAGTTAGTGGTGTAATGGTATGCCATGATGCGCTTGAGGGAGTTATTAACGAAGCGGTTGCTAATAAATGTAATGTAGTGGTTTGTTTTCACCCCATACTATTTTCGGGATTGAAAAAAATAACAGGTAAAAACTACGTAGAGCGTGCCATTATAAAAGCCATTAAAAATGATGTTGCCATATACGCAGTACACACCGCACTAGACAATCATAAGCAAGGTGTAAACAAAATATTTTGTAATGCTTTAGGGCTTAGCAATACTAAAGTACTAGTACCAAAGCAAAAATTTATACGCAAGTTGGTTACCTATACAACGCCCGAAAACGCTACACGACTACGAAATGCCCTTTTTGATGCTGGTGCTGGAAATATTGGCAATTACGAAAATTGCAGTTTTAACTCGCAAGGATTGGGCACCTACCAAGGTACGCAAGACAGTAATCCTGTAGTAGGTGCAGCGGGCGATTTTATGGAGGAAAATGAAATTAAGATAGAAGTAACGTTTGAAAGATATTTAGAAGGTAAAATTTTAAAAGCACTTTTTAACAATCATATTTATGAAGAAGTTGCTTATGAAATTTACAGCTTAGAAAACCAACACCAAAACATTGGGTTAGGGATGCTTGGCGAGTTGGAAACACCAATGGATGAAACTGCATTTTTACAGTTTGTAAAAGAAAAAATGCAGGCAGAAGGCATCCGCCATAGCGCATTTACAGGAAAAGTTGTAAAAAAAGCAGCTGTTTTAGGTGGCTCAGGTAGTTCTGCTATAAAAAACGCTATAGCAGCAGGTGCTGATGCCTACCTTACTGCCGATTTGAAATACCATAACTTTTATGAGGCTGAAGGAAAAATATTATTAGCGGATATTGGACATTTTGAAAGCGAGCGTTATACTACAGATTATATTGCCGAGTACCTGAAAAACAATACTGAGAATATTACCATTAGAGTTACAACTGTAAATACTAATCCTGTAAACTACCTGTAA
- a CDS encoding DUF721 domain-containing protein: MAKRLNDNNAIGDVLKEFIQENRLQQGIDKIDVRDAWKNLMGNGVNNYTSEIMLKNNTLYVALTSSVLREELSYGKDKIIKMINEELGREVVREVILR; this comes from the coding sequence ATGGCAAAACGACTCAATGATAATAACGCTATAGGCGATGTACTAAAGGAGTTTATACAAGAAAATAGGCTTCAGCAGGGCATTGATAAAATTGATGTGCGCGATGCTTGGAAAAATTTAATGGGGAACGGTGTAAATAATTATACGAGCGAGATTATGCTAAAAAATAATACGCTTTACGTTGCCCTTACATCATCAGTACTACGGGAGGAGCTAAGTTATGGCAAGGATAAAATTATAAAAATGATTAATGAAGAGTTGGGTAGGGAAGTGGTGAGAGAAGTGATATTACGATAA